Within Garra rufa chromosome 9, GarRuf1.0, whole genome shotgun sequence, the genomic segment TAgttgtattttagttaaagttaCAATATAATTATCTTAAATACCCTTTAAATTAACAGATATCAGTAGCGCATTAGtgaatttgtattaatatttgtgGTTATGGCTGTGATGTTCCATCTGTTGTTCCAGTCTTGACCACTAGGAGCCACTGTAAATCAATAGACGACTAGACTGACAGATGTAGCCTCTTGTATACTGTAAATGTATAATTGTACTTGTACCAATAAGCAAGTATCTCATGTAGTCTGGCTCCAAAGGCATCATGAGACATTTCTTGCTAAGCACAGTGATGTTTCCTTTCTGCAGGATGTCAAATGAGGCTGCAATGTCCCTAAAGATATCTGAGGCATAACCAGATCCATTTACTTGTACTGCAACCACTATAGGagctggagagagaaaaaaaaaagtaaattaaaattgtAGAATATGCTAGACGGATAATAAACACACAGAGAGAAAGCAAATCATTGAcatattactatttaattttaatgtaaagaggtttaaaatatgtattgcaatgtGAAAACAAGTATGCGTCGTGCTACTCTCCATGATGGCGGCTAGGGTGACGCGGAAGAGAAGAATTATtatataaagttgttatttttgttttctttgcgcacaaaaagtattcttgtagcttcgtaaaattacggttgaaccactgatgtcacatggatcattttaacaatgtccttactatgttaCTGTGTTTTTGTGCCTTGACCATGGGAGGACCATTGCTGTCTAttgagggtcagagagctcttggatttcctcaaaaaatatcttaatttgtgttccaaagatgatcaaaggtcttacattttgggtgaactgtccctttaaatctgCAGTAGCATTTTAGTGAAATTGTGGAACGCAACAAAGAAAAACATGCATTGAAACCATGCTTTAATCTTGTGTACCTTGAGTCACGATTTCACCCTGGGCCTGGTGGTGTACCAGCTcaaacacccagaacaccatGAGGTCAACAGCTATCAGTATGACAGTCATGACCATATACCTGAGCAAAGACAACATCCGACCTGCTACAGCCCGTTTCTCTCTCACAGTCAGATACAGAGAGCCTGAAGAAGACATGAAAGGCAGAGTCATCATTAGAGTCAATCTGGGTTTTAGCCAGATGTGTGTATCTCTGTGAACCTGGTAAGGTTTGTGAAGCGTGGATGTACGCATTTTAACATCAATTCTCCTAGTGTTTGGGTCACCATAAGTGTTTTAGTGCAGTTGACCTTTTGACATGTTCTGTCTCTCTGAGTGTGAAACGCATTCCCTGTTCTCTAGTAGTTGTTGGCCTTTCCCTTGTGAACTTTTTCTCATCTTTCCTTGTTAATCTTTTCTCTTTTACTTCAGGGTCCTCCTCCACATTTTGAGCCCCTCAAGCTCTATTTCACTTATCTGAATGTCTATGAATGAACATTCgttcctttcttccttccttttGACCCTTCACCCCACACCATCTATCTGCTAACGGACACACGTACACATTATTTAAGTATACACTTACAGGGCCTGATGTAGGTGAGAGTTTCTCTGTGGCTGAGAGGAAGTACAGCTGCTTTGCCTTGTCTGGAGAGCTTCCTGTCCAGCTCAATAAACTGGTCAGTTATGTAGATATTTTCAAAGTGATCATTATGGAGGTAACGATTTTTGTACAGACTGGCCCTGTTCACAAACACAtaaaaaaacaatggaaaattacaaaaatgctgatggttatacttttttttaacgaTAGAGCTGTTTGGTCATGATGTCAATCTGTAGGCTAACCTGGAGgagtaatttattaaaaatattgttaacaaaatatattaacaataataatgcattaatatgtataaaaatagttattattattcagaGTTCAAGCGTGTAGCACTAAAActgtattgtaattgttagagtggccaaggatcagcagtCTCCCCATAAAACTGATCGAGGAGACTAAATCGTAAGCCGCAGAGACTAGTAACTTGGAGGGATTGTAGTACTGTGACACAACGTCATTAAGGCTCACTCCAATCGGCCTGACCGGGGCGTTACAGCTATCAAAGGTACAAAATCACTTATAACTCCTAAGCTGTTTGTCAAGTGTGGCAAAATTTTGAGGtattttacatttcttgaaaaacctacttttgcaaactagtcctaggtttttcaccctaACAgaagaaagattctctggagagtgaactCTCCGtcacaaagggatgccaaaatatTTGAAAGTGGCAGGGCTGTCTTTACTAAAatcgctataacttttgaacggaatgagacatcttcaccaaactcagacttatgtaagagctgaatctgaggtcacataaAAAAGTTGCAGAGCTTGGCCATTTGGTTGTGCtatatgaggaaaaaaaaataaaaatggccaTAGCAACCTTTTGTCCTATCGATGTGAAAATTAGGTCTAatgctataaggacatttgcgtctCTCAAAAAACATGTCTGCCATGGGCCGATGAACTTTAAGCACCTATTAGATGAAGTTAACAGAGGTTGTTCAGAACTAAACTCAgcgggcctgtttgactcacagccctaaaggtctgtgagatgtttgaaattggccactgggggtcaatatcacatttttcaagagTGTAAACCACTGGTCTccaactcaattcctggagggccacagctctgcacagtttagctccaaccctaataaaacacacctgatccagctaatcaaggtcttcaggattactagaaacttccaagcaggtgtgagttggagttggttggagctaaactctgcagagctgcggagGAATTGAGTTGGAGACCTCTAGTGTAAACGATGGTATATTGCAAGTTTTTTCACATATTTGcatgatattcatatcatatgtgaccctggaccacaaaaccagtcataaggttaaattttacaaaactgagatatatacatcatatgaaagctcaataaataagctttctattgatatatggtttgttaggatagggaaatatttagccgagatacatctatttgaaaatctgaaatctaagggtgcaaaaaataaaaatactgagaaaatcacctttaaagttgtccaaattaagttcttagcaatgtatattactaataaaaaattacattttgataggtttacagtaggaattttacaaaaaatcgtcatggaacatgatctttacttaatttcctaatgatttttgacataaaagaaaaatcaataattttgacccaaacaatgtattttgggctattgctacaaatataccccagcgacttaagactggttttgtggtccagggtcacatatgatagacctcctcattccgaacaactttgcctctagaaccactgctgtcaatcaaagcatgttaaatgattgagaaaatgtgaaaaaaacctGCTTttacaaactagtcctaggtttttcactcaatctcgaaaaaaaacactacagtacaattctctggacactctaggtcaataattataaaaaaatgttaatatttaccTTTTGGAAACCTATAACTGGGTTGTTTGGAAAagaggcctgtccaaatatacccaaaagactataaagcctaaacaaaaactcaaaacttcacaaaacctagtgagcacatgcgacaggtgatgctaaacaagcatgcaaagttttagggagatcggaTCGCAGTAAGTGCTATAACAggcataaacattaaaaaaacatatttctatggtaaactACCAGAATTGGCCAATTTTTTACATCAttaatttaggtggttacaggcttataaataatttataatgtcttttttcatatgtgcttaaatgtcttaaagcgcttgaaccccagtaatcactgcgtgcagctatatttattatagCATTTTTACACTATCTTTTTCTAAACATAAGGAACCCATACAGTAGCTCAAAAATCCTCATTCACTTTcactttttagaaataaaaactgaACTCTATTCAGTTCTGACtaaacaaaatgtaaataaaatataaatttctgTGACAGTACTGACACTGTGAATATGTCTTAATGTGTGTGAGTATTTACTATGGCTGCTGGTTGCTAACAGAAAGTACATACTGGAAATACATAAAGAGAAGTAGAAAGAAACCCAAGTATGCCAGTATGAGCTTGAGTTCCTGGAGGAGGCCCAGCTCCTCTGACACCTCCTCCATGATCTCCTGAGCAGCATCCTGTAAGGACTGACTGTTGTTCAGAAGCAGGTCGAAGTTGATGGAGGTAGAAATGTTGAATTCAAACTCCTTTTTAATTCGATCGAAGGCTGCAATGGTTGCTAGGGGTCACAACAACAAAAATTGCAATAACTAAACATCAAGCTTCTTTCAGAGTAACTGAATAAGTTTTAATAGAGTTAAGAAATCACTTAGTACTGTTCAAAGTAGGAATCTCAGAGGAGCTGTACTTACGAAAAGCCAAAGCAGTCTTTATGTGGTCAGCAATATATGATGGTAAGATGCAGAACAGCTGTCCAACTGCCGGAAAAGgccaataaaataaacaataggcgttaattaaaaaacaacatctGTGCAAActgacttattttttttaaaaaagtaatgacATGCAGTTTTCAGTTTATTAAGATATTTTAGCGCTGATTCAGTAGCTATAGAGTTCATGTTTAGATTTGCTGTCAGGTCTTGATCATTCTGTTGAGGAATGTGGAGATACATACACATGTATCTATTCACAATAACATTTAGGGTACTTAAATGTGACAAACTGTTCCCACAGGAACACATATCGTAAATAAATGTTGTATATATCAAGCATCGAGATGAACAGTACTTAGGACTTAGTACTCTCTGTCACAGGAACCATTTGTCCAGTTTCTGCAATGGCATTATAGATATAATATACCAAATATAATAAAACCAAACCACTGTGACGCAGAAAATAAACAGGATACTGTAAATTACAGTAAGGAATCATTGCATTGTGGCTATAAGGTTTCCTGTTAGAGTGTAATGACAGGGCTTTCAGGGGACTAATCATATACCAGAGACGCACCGCGCGCAAGCCCACAGAGATACTGGAACCCATCCAGGAGGTGGCAGAGGAATGAAAACACAGAGAGCAGCTCAATGCAGTTCTCACGGGCCTCATCAAACAGCTTAGTGCACTTCTGATATGGTAGACCCAGATTTTCATTACACACATCACCAATATTCGCCAAGAAGTGCAGTACATTTCTCAGAGTACGAGCTGAAAAGGAAACAGAGACAGAGGAACTTCAAACAAGCCTAAACCTCAAACCTCAGTACATAAATGAAAGACCAAATGCGGGTTTGCCCAGACAATGTCATTTGGCCAACTGATTCACTCACAGACATGCCGCACAGATTCCGTCAGAGCTCTGATGAAGTTTTGTGCTCGGCCCGCCATTGAGTAAGCATTCCTCGCCATCTGCTTTATCTTACCCAGGGCCGCTAAACAAAGACGTTTTCAGGATATCAAAACAGAAATATGTATAACACACTACTGTAATTTTCAAGTAAACCAGAAGACCTTGATTACCTGATTCACATGGGTTTCAATAGATCAATGTGTGTGTAtctaaatatttcatatttatgtaatatattatataatattatttgttgACTATCGCTTTATGTTATAATGATgtgaattttaaaataatttctctaCTTTCTTTGAGCAGATGCTGGTGTTTTTGAAAGAGGTGCATTGTTGATATCTTTAACATGATGCTCTTGCAGATAAACTCACGTAGAAGTGGGTTGGTGGCACGCTGCAGGAGCTGTTGTGTCTGATTCCTGGCAAGTTCTGCACCGCAGATTACACTGTCTGCGGCCCGTTCAACATTTTTCATTGTGTTGCTCACGGGGCCTTGGATAACCAAGGTACAGATGAGGAAAAGAAGGAAATTTTTACCCCTAACTTAAAGATAGAGAAAGAGACACACTTGTTAGAGTACTATGGTGAGCAATGCAATAGGGAAAACTATGAGGTAATAGACTATTGGTAATACAGATGATTTAACAGTAGTTTTTCAGAGGACATTAAGGGGAGACTGGGGCTAGGTTGACACTTGAGGAAAGACCCATTATCTCAGTATCTGAAAGGTTTTGATAAGTCCAATCAATCCTTATGTTTTCTAGTAGATTTGTAAGTTGGTTCTAAACACTCAGTTTTAAATAGACAGGAAGCGACTtcaatttaaaatgtaactaaaatttgTGTTGCATTGCAAGCAAATATTCATAATTGTCCATATTTCATATGTTAACTAAACATTCATCCATATTTAGGTAAGTTAACTTTTACAGTTTTGCGGTTTCATTAATTCTGAAAAGCCTATAATTGACTGTTTAATGGCAGGTTCCAATCTGACAACATGAACCTCAGTTCAAAAGGTCAAGTGGCTGTTCAATGAACTGTATTTTTGTGGACAATAACAGTGGAAATATTATTTCTTTCCTTAAATGAAAGGATTTAAAGTAGGCTTATGTGTTTGAACTGAAATTTCCTTCAAAATAACTTAGCAAAAACGTGTGACAACTAGCCTCGGGGTCCtcagtatccacctttttctttaaaggtccactgaagtgccttgaaacacgcagcgttattctatgtggtgacgtacttttaactgaaacaaaaacatatcgcccagccccgcccattaattttgaatagccaatagcgttccatttatatctgctcgggcaagagccgttgagctcggtaaagtcgcatttgtaagcttatgacagccacagactaataaattaccccatagattcaatatgaaacttgctaaaacgaaatagtgatcattatcatgctgaggctgtgtagtttaatacatgccgtccgtacatatgagcgcatatgatctgctccgggttaatgcgtctctgtgtagggggcgggacattacggactctagagagcatttgattggacagaatgtTTGATGAGAaattgaagtgcacggtgatatcatccaaatccttgattcatattggcggaagtgacgagactgtaagttttgaatgcccatatcttgtaaacgcgaattttgtctttgttttgcagcacactagcttatagataaccttaaggctaatatattcatactaaaagccaaaaaactttaattttgatttcagggggactttaatgaAGAAGTAAGCCTTtaggtgagacttccggttcattatctgCTATATGGAAATAACGAGAAAAAATAATGTGCAGTAAATGTTTAAaccgtttgcactacaaaccagtgtgctcatacattaaaataatatggtataacacaccaatttgcaatatcaagcagcaaaactagctgttttgtacagctaaagatacctggacgcggatgagactggaagccatacccataacatttacaaaataatgGCTGCCCACGCTTAtagaaagaaaaaggtggatatcccctggtgaaaaaacagctaaaaccagcctaggctggttggctggttttagctggtcagcaagctggttttagagggttttggCCACgttcccaggctggtcaggctgggagaacagctaaaaccagctaaagaccagccaattagcctaggctggttttagctgtttttctcaCCAGGGTCTTCACTTTTACGTGCGTTTATATTAAATTATCAGCAAATTATAATTTTCTTTTACACTTCCACATATAATACAGTATACGTTTCTGAAAGAGATCAACAGGTATTTATTTACCGGAGCACAGCATTGGGAACATCAGCATGACGTTGGTGCGCACGCGGTCTGAGAGGCCCGTACCAAACCCCGCGAAAGCGGCCAGGATGCCGGTAGTGATGACGCAGAACCAGAGACTGTGGTTCTGGATGTACAACGCTGTCATTCCGTAAACTGAcgcgaggaacagacccagagTAAACCCAGCAAGACTGCGCTTCAGCTGACGCACCGCCGAGCTGCGGCGCAACCGCGACAGTTTCCTCTTTTTTAGAGGTTCTTTTGGGGTCATCCTGAAGGGAAGTAAAAAAGAGagcaattatttttttgtttacgataaaaaagagagaaagataaataaatatgaaCCACAAAACAGACGAGTTTATACTTACCTGTCAATTTTAGAGCTTGTTAATGTGATAACTGCTCTGCAGTGAAAGATGTAATCAATTTTAGATTAAAGTTTGACTTTGATACATGTGGGCAGGTATAAAGGGGTCTAATACCCATTTCCAAAAATCTTTTTAGTAAAGTTACAGTACGTTTTACTTTCAGAAATGTCAGAATGGCTGTTTACATCAAATCCACCAGAGCTCATTCTAACTGATTCATGGTTGCATCTTTCAAAACTGTTTTTCTTTTGCAGTGTTCTTTTGTAGCAGCGAAGAAGAAACCAACAATGGATTGCCTCAGGGAAACCCAAACTAGTAAATTACCCCACTCAAGTGTGTTTATCTTACATATTTAGAAAACAATATCAGTATATGCTGTTATGAATATAGATAATGACTTTTTGTCAATTTGCAGCTTTGGAGCAGGTGTGTAAGCAAATTCTGCCCCCTGGAGTTCATAAGTTCCTGTTTGGCCCACTGTCTGAGTTTCCTGTGGTTCGATGTCTCACAGGCACTGTGTTTGGAGCTCTAAGTGGAGTGGgtaagtacactaccattcaaaagctttaaaAATTGGATTTAAAAGTATTCTTTTTATGCTCACCGATACTACATTTATCTGAATACTAGAATGCTGAAAAATAATTGGATGCTGATCTCATCCTAATGTTTTTAAGGACTGTTTTTTGGTCTAATGCAAAATATTGCCATGACAACAGTACAACGTGTTGTTGTTGGATGTGTGTTTGTGGgtaagtacactgcaaaaaaataaagatttgacatttaaAATGGTGATATAATCAGTTTTATTCAgtcatttaaaataatagatttttatgTAGAAATCTTTTGATGTGCTGTATTGTGTGTTTGTGCAGGCTTATGTAGTCTTGGAGGCATGTTTTCCTCACTGTTTCGCTGCTCCGTCCTCCTGATGTTTCCTAGTATGATTGGATCTCAAGGTCGGACATTCCTGATGGTTTATGTGCTGCATGGACTTCACCAAGGTAAAAATCCTGGAAACATATACAGGAACAAACAAAGCACAGATCTCAGAAACTTGGACAGTCATGAGCTTTGACTAGTTTTTGACCCTTCACCTGTGCTCTTTCTATCAGGCCCGATTGCAAACATCCAGCGTAATGTGCAGGACGTGGCCTCCTCCATGGGCTGTAACATAGACCTGCAGATCACACACAGCAAGGTGATGTGGAGAATGCTGACAGAGCCTTATGTGCAAGTAGTGCAGGAGATAGTGGTGAGTCTCACACTAATGTTCATTTAGcagttttttctttaaaatattagtcaaacatttttagttttaatcCTGTTTttgtctagtcaagttttagttgaCTGAAAGTATGGGAATATTAGTCTAGTTTTATTAGTTCACATTCAGAACCTAAATTTTCAGATAATgtccccccttgtcatccaagatgttcatgtctttctttctttagtcgtaaggaagttatgttttttgaggaaaacatttcaggatttctctccatgtaatggacttctatgatgcccccgagtttgaacttctaaaatgcagtttcaaaggactctaaacaatcacagcagaggaaagaagggtcttatctagcaaaacaattgattattttccaaaaaaaattacaatttaaatactttttaacctcaaatgctcgtcttgtctagctctgtgtgtagtctatgtagagattaaaaaatatataaattgtaaatgtttttagaaaataaccgatcgcttcactaaataagacccttcttcctcaactgggatcatttagagccctttgaagtcacatttaaactgcattttggaggttcaaacttgGGGGTACCATAgaaattgaaatgttttcctcaaaaaacataatttctttacaactgaagaacgaaagacatgaacatcttggatgacaagggggtgagtacattatctgtacatttctgttctgaaagtgaactactttaagacttgtatggccaTTCTACAAAATTGGTGCAAAGTCAGAGTTGAAAACATCTTGAAAAATATGTCTATTACCACAAATTTTGTATATATGGAAATTATATAATATGCAAGGTACACATTTcaagtaattgtgcagttaattctagTACTGTATTTTCAgaaattttgtaatatttgtcctc encodes:
- the dcst2 gene encoding DC-STAMP domain-containing protein 2 is translated as MTPKEPLKKRKLSRLRRSSAVRQLKRSLAGFTLGLFLASVYGMTALYIQNHSLWFCVITTGILAAFAGFGTGLSDRVRTNVMLMFPMLCSVRGKNFLLFLICTLVIQGPVSNTMKNVERAADSVICGAELARNQTQQLLQRATNPLLPALGKIKQMARNAYSMAGRAQNFIRALTESVRHVSRTLRNVLHFLANIGDVCNENLGLPYQKCTKLFDEARENCIELLSVFSFLCHLLDGFQYLCGLARVGQLFCILPSYIADHIKTALAFPTIAAFDRIKKEFEFNISTSINFDLLLNNSQSLQDAAQEIMEEVSEELGLLQELKLILAYLGFFLLLFMYFQASLYKNRYLHNDHFENIYITDQFIELDRKLSRQGKAAVLPLSHRETLTYIRPCSLYLTVREKRAVAGRMLSLLRYMVMTVILIAVDLMVFWVFELVHHQAQGEIVTQAPIVVAVQVNGSGYASDIFRDIAASFDILQKGNITVLSKKCLMMPLEPDYMRYLLIGLLYGFALFIVIAGGYVKRLQRFVCARYHPEREKKRIQYLHRHILTQRGSLGKALLRAVQRNRADQQHDGIIQTLAKHLPGGAIIARLLDIGKVSCKACGKVLEMRGRDDEVHICPTPRCTGHYCSLCFRLMGNLCAICMTSLTFHEDQELDSSDEEQDSLLETTVTSPQAGQSTEKKRVMISISNKDHSIWINGQTSHQNIEVNNRV